In Duganella zoogloeoides, a single genomic region encodes these proteins:
- a CDS encoding SDR family NAD(P)-dependent oxidoreductase: MKKTVLITGASSGFGLMLATTLHQRGYQVIGTSRQPEKYAAAVPFTLLPLDLDDAQSVANLPALLFSKVDHLDVLVNNAGYMVTGLAEETPLALGREQFETNFWGTVAVTNALLPHFRARKQGQIVTVSSIVGLLGSPNLAFYTASKHAVQGYFKALRFELDQFNIQVSMVEPMWFKTQLGHNAVAAKKNTIHDYDTYRRKADAATRKGIAEAQAPDAVVNTIVGLIGTARPRFSNPVGKMTGMILFLQQYLPKMFESAIHKSVTEAAS, from the coding sequence ATGAAAAAGACTGTGCTGATCACCGGCGCCTCGTCGGGCTTCGGGCTGATGCTCGCCACCACCCTCCACCAGCGCGGCTACCAGGTCATCGGCACCAGCCGCCAACCGGAAAAATATGCCGCCGCCGTGCCGTTTACCCTGCTGCCGCTGGACCTCGACGACGCGCAGTCGGTGGCGAACTTGCCGGCGCTGCTGTTTTCCAAAGTGGACCACCTCGATGTGCTGGTCAACAACGCCGGCTACATGGTGACCGGTCTCGCCGAGGAAACCCCGCTGGCGCTGGGCCGCGAGCAGTTCGAGACCAATTTCTGGGGCACGGTGGCGGTGACCAACGCCCTGCTGCCCCACTTCCGCGCCCGCAAGCAGGGGCAAATCGTTACCGTCAGTTCCATAGTCGGTCTGCTTGGCTCGCCCAACCTGGCGTTTTACACGGCATCCAAGCACGCGGTGCAGGGCTATTTCAAGGCGCTGCGTTTCGAACTCGACCAGTTCAACATCCAGGTCAGCATGGTCGAACCGATGTGGTTCAAGACCCAACTGGGCCATAACGCCGTGGCCGCCAAGAAAAACACCATTCACGACTACGATACGTACCGCCGCAAGGCCGACGCCGCCACCCGCAAAGGCATTGCCGAAGCGCAGGCGCCGGACGCGGTGGTGAACACCATCGTCGGCCTGATCGGCACGGCGCGGCCGCGCTTCAGCAACCCGGTGGGTAAAATGACCGGCATGATCCTGTTCCTGCAGCAGTACTTGCCGAAGATGTTTGAAAGCGCCATCCACAAGAGCGTGACCGAGGCGGCATCATGA